One Bacteroidota bacterium genomic window carries:
- a CDS encoding T9SS type A sorting domain-containing protein yields MKALTFRLGILSASLLLFSSFLQAQGWQYSQHLSVAEYKAETRGLTLDSDTNLYMTAFYRPVTGDSATLVGPHGEKRYPTAGNQDILLLKFTPEGDTLWTRRIFGTQSDYPREVALDNSNNPYLAGIYLRSTLTIQDQVLPNPTDTGYDIFLARYTSSGGNGFARRVAWGPLDDEVDKIALDAANNVYMTGTFYNTLFFEGDTLTTPTAVEKYIFIAKFKPNGDFIWAKSLPLSTTTGDLLDIAVHNLNEIYVSGFFKGTLDFGDTLLTSAGSADDIVLAKMDSTGTFSWARRAGTNGLADRANGLTTDAEGSVYITGYFNDTADFSGTEIISLGFSDIFLAKYNNSGSLQWVSRNGAAGTDIAYGAKIRENLLQTTGNFAGTVTFNNKTLTTESIANRNAGFFVYDLDGNPITAQDVPASTSLEDRGEYIEFDPAGNTYIAGWFRSNNLYLGADTLIKGTIILDSVSNAFLAKYENPFSATFSQRNNPICNGIPTGSLVATTYFGTAPYQYEWSPNVSSYTDSLATNLGAGSYWVKVKDALGDSVQISTSLTQPAAIVITTDSTNIACHDSLTGTLSASATGGTGTLTYAWTGGNSQAGNLPSQTGLEPAKYFVTVTDANSCVAVDSVILTQPEAITFGPVTTVIESPYLAFNGKIFTSPQGGTPAYTFQWDSLGVMLPGETSDSLVNRSEGYYTLTLTDASLCVADTTILLPGETFRVDLQTINNVSCYGLSNASALATIVSGNKGAAVTYSFTDSQLNPLVPVNDSTITNLAIGWYYVTATETEGDLRTATDSLLITQPDSLELSMSSDTIACFGDSTGFINLMVDGGTMPYQFLWSDGQITQSAIDLKAGWHQVLVTDQNGCQAIDSIEIIQRDSIAIAISEVEPVSCYGSATGILQADVSGGVAPYAYDWNPGLQDQPQILYIPAGDYSVSITDNLGCIQTGNYTLGQPSVLFILSADSSNVSCYDSEDGSLSVIMSGGTEPYSYNWGPSLPDTNFIENLSAQTYNLVVTDALGCTNDSLQAIIHQPATALALSEQITSHTDNLCFGDAEGILELLATGGWSAYEYSIDSVSWQSAALFENLIATNYRAFVRDAQGCTEEIGIEITEAPELIISNESVDGRTIEVLATGGTPPLEYWLDGTGAPQSIGTFTDLPNGTYFVEVNDTHNCGPVRSSDLVVNAISIDNHTLENVNAYPNPSKGLVYLNLSNLSENQYVVELFNVNGKRVWARNYEGLSGTEKLIELNLKGIPPGVYMLKVNHITLSNKLVME; encoded by the coding sequence ATGAAAGCTTTGACATTCCGTCTGGGTATTCTTTCCGCATCGCTTCTGCTTTTTTCAAGCTTTTTGCAGGCACAAGGCTGGCAATACAGCCAGCATTTGTCGGTTGCTGAATACAAAGCAGAGACCCGCGGCTTAACGCTCGACAGCGACACCAACCTTTACATGACCGCTTTCTACAGACCTGTCACCGGCGACTCCGCCACCCTTGTTGGTCCGCATGGAGAAAAACGTTACCCCACTGCCGGTAACCAGGATATTTTACTGTTGAAGTTTACGCCCGAAGGCGATACCCTCTGGACACGGCGCATATTCGGTACACAGAGCGATTACCCGAGGGAGGTAGCCCTGGACAACAGCAATAATCCTTACCTGGCAGGTATTTACCTGCGTTCGACACTTACCATTCAGGACCAGGTGCTGCCTAACCCTACAGACACAGGGTATGATATCTTTCTGGCTCGCTATACCAGCAGCGGGGGCAATGGATTTGCCCGTCGCGTGGCATGGGGACCATTGGATGATGAGGTAGATAAAATTGCCCTCGATGCAGCCAACAATGTGTATATGACAGGAACTTTCTACAACACCCTCTTTTTCGAGGGTGATACGCTTACCACGCCGACTGCTGTAGAAAAGTACATTTTTATTGCCAAGTTTAAGCCCAATGGCGATTTTATTTGGGCCAAATCACTACCCTTGTCTACCACAACCGGAGACTTGCTGGATATTGCAGTCCACAACCTCAATGAAATATATGTAAGCGGTTTTTTTAAAGGTACCCTCGATTTTGGAGACACCCTGCTTACCAGTGCGGGTAGCGCAGATGATATTGTATTGGCTAAAATGGACAGCACCGGCACCTTTAGCTGGGCGCGCCGTGCCGGCACCAATGGTTTGGCCGACAGGGCCAATGGACTGACTACCGATGCGGAAGGATCGGTTTACATTACAGGCTATTTTAATGATACAGCAGATTTCTCTGGCACAGAAATTATATCCCTTGGCTTCTCAGATATCTTTTTAGCCAAATATAACAATTCCGGCAGCCTGCAATGGGTCTCCCGCAATGGTGCAGCAGGTACCGATATTGCCTATGGTGCTAAAATCCGCGAAAACCTGTTGCAAACCACTGGCAATTTTGCGGGCACCGTTACATTTAACAACAAGACGTTAACTACAGAGTCCATAGCTAACCGAAATGCAGGTTTTTTTGTATACGACCTGGATGGAAACCCCATTACTGCGCAGGATGTACCAGCAAGCACTTCCCTTGAAGACCGGGGCGAATACATTGAATTTGACCCTGCAGGCAACACTTACATAGCAGGCTGGTTTCGCTCGAACAACCTTTACCTTGGGGCCGATACCCTTATAAAAGGAACCATTATATTAGACTCTGTATCCAACGCTTTTCTGGCTAAATACGAGAATCCTTTCTCGGCTACCTTTTCGCAGCGCAACAACCCAATTTGCAATGGTATACCTACCGGCTCGCTGGTGGCTACCACCTATTTTGGCACCGCACCCTACCAGTATGAATGGAGCCCCAATGTGAGCAGTTATACCGACTCGCTGGCAACCAACCTGGGTGCCGGCAGTTATTGGGTAAAAGTTAAAGATGCCCTGGGCGATTCGGTACAAATCAGTACCTCCCTCACCCAACCTGCGGCCATTGTCATCACCACCGACTCCACCAACATCGCTTGCCACGACAGCCTTACCGGCACCCTCAGTGCAAGTGCTACAGGTGGAACCGGTACTTTGACTTATGCCTGGACAGGGGGCAATTCTCAAGCAGGCAACCTGCCCAGCCAAACAGGACTCGAGCCTGCAAAATATTTCGTCACCGTTACCGATGCAAACAGTTGTGTGGCTGTCGACTCTGTGATCTTAACCCAGCCCGAGGCCATCACCTTCGGTCCGGTAACCACCGTGATTGAATCGCCCTATCTGGCATTTAATGGCAAAATATTCACAAGTCCGCAAGGCGGAACGCCGGCTTACACCTTCCAGTGGGATTCGCTTGGAGTAATGTTGCCGGGCGAAACTTCCGATTCGCTCGTGAATCGTTCCGAAGGGTACTACACCCTTACCCTCACCGATGCCAGCTTGTGTGTGGCCGATACCACTATCCTTCTTCCTGGTGAAACTTTTAGGGTCGATTTACAAACAATTAATAATGTTTCGTGCTATGGGCTAAGTAATGCTTCAGCCCTGGCAACCATTGTAAGTGGCAACAAAGGCGCTGCTGTAACTTATAGTTTTACCGACAGCCAGCTTAATCCGCTGGTTCCGGTCAATGACAGCACAATCACCAATCTGGCTATTGGCTGGTACTATGTCACAGCCACCGAAACCGAAGGAGATTTGCGCACTGCCACCGACAGCCTGCTCATTACCCAACCCGATAGCCTGGAGCTTAGCATGAGCAGCGATACAATAGCCTGTTTTGGCGACAGCACCGGTTTTATCAACCTTATGGTCGATGGTGGAACCATGCCCTATCAATTTCTTTGGTCTGACGGACAGATTACTCAATCAGCCATCGATTTGAAAGCCGGCTGGCATCAGGTATTGGTTACCGACCAGAATGGTTGTCAGGCCATCGATTCGATAGAAATCATCCAACGCGACAGCATTGCTATTGCAATCAGCGAGGTAGAACCTGTTAGTTGCTATGGCAGCGCCACTGGCATTCTGCAGGCCGATGTAAGCGGTGGGGTGGCTCCCTATGCCTATGATTGGAACCCCGGATTGCAAGACCAACCACAAATTCTTTACATTCCTGCCGGCGATTATTCTGTAAGCATCACCGACAATCTGGGGTGTATTCAAACAGGGAATTATACACTTGGGCAACCTTCGGTACTATTTATTCTTTCTGCCGACTCAAGCAATGTAAGCTGCTACGACAGTGAAGATGGTAGTCTGTCTGTAATCATGTCAGGTGGTACAGAACCCTATTCCTACAACTGGGGACCCTCGCTGCCCGATACCAACTTTATTGAAAACCTTTCCGCCCAAACTTACAACCTGGTAGTAACCGATGCCCTGGGTTGCACGAACGATTCGTTGCAGGCTATCATTCATCAACCGGCAACTGCCCTTGCTTTAAGTGAACAGATAACCAGCCATACCGACAACCTTTGTTTTGGCGATGCCGAAGGAATTTTAGAACTGCTGGCAACGGGTGGTTGGTCGGCCTATGAATACTCCATCGATTCCGTCAGTTGGCAAAGCGCTGCCCTTTTTGAAAACCTCATAGCCACTAACTATCGTGCTTTTGTGCGCGATGCCCAAGGCTGCACAGAAGAAATAGGCATCGAAATTACCGAGGCTCCTGAATTGATTATTAGCAACGAAAGTGTCGATGGTCGAACCATTGAAGTGCTGGCAACGGGGGGTACACCACCACTCGAGTATTGGCTTGACGGAACTGGTGCGCCCCAGAGTATAGGTACTTTCACCGACTTGCCCAACGGCACCTATTTTGTAGAAGTGAACGATACCCATAATTGCGGCCCGGTGCGCTCTTCAGACCTGGTGGTCAATGCCATTAGTATCGACAATCATACCCTGGAAAATGTGAATGCTTATCCCAATCCTTCAAAAGGGTTGGTGTACCTTAATCTTTCGAACCTTTCCGAAAATCAGTATGTAGTGGAATTGTTCAACGTCAACGGCAAAAGGGTATGGGCAAGAAATTATGAAGGCCTATCTGGCACAGAGAAATTAATAGAATTGAATCTAAAAGGCATACCCCCCGGAGTTTACATGTTGAAGGTAAACCATATTACACTCAGCAACAAGCTGGTGATGGAATAA
- the purD gene encoding phosphoribosylamine--glycine ligase codes for MNILLIGSGGREHALAWKMAQSPRLNKLYIAPGNAGTSEIGTNVALETNQFEAIGQFVLSNQVDLVIVGPEDPLVKGIRNYFEESPSLKFIPVIGPSAEGARLEGSKEFAKEFMVRHRIPTAGYLSVTKQNIEKGLAFLDKLQPPFVLKADGLAAGKGVLILSDRDEAKRELTAMLGGMFGMASEKVVIEEFLDGIEMSAFAITDGISYKILPEAKDYKRIGEGDTGLNTGGMGCVSPVPFAGEEFMKKVEDRVIRPTIEGLKRDGIAYNGFLFFGLMNIKGEPFVIEYNVRMGDPETEVIMPRLKTDLVEVFEAVAHKRLNDVRVEIIPETCATVMLVSGGYPGEYQKGKEISHFEKTSDCLVFHAGTRRENQKVFTHGGRVLAISGLGKNLDEALQKAYDNANIIDFEGKYFRRDIGLDLKAYI; via the coding sequence ATGAATATCCTACTTATCGGATCGGGTGGCCGCGAACATGCCCTGGCCTGGAAAATGGCCCAAAGCCCCAGGCTAAATAAGCTATACATCGCTCCTGGTAATGCCGGCACCTCCGAAATTGGCACCAACGTAGCGCTCGAGACAAACCAATTCGAGGCCATCGGTCAATTTGTGCTGAGCAATCAGGTTGACCTTGTAATTGTAGGTCCCGAAGATCCTTTGGTAAAAGGTATCCGGAATTATTTCGAAGAAAGTCCGTCACTGAAATTCATTCCCGTAATCGGTCCATCTGCAGAAGGTGCCAGGCTTGAAGGAAGCAAAGAGTTTGCAAAAGAATTTATGGTTCGCCATCGTATTCCCACAGCCGGCTATTTATCAGTAACTAAGCAAAATATTGAAAAAGGACTGGCTTTTCTCGATAAGCTCCAGCCGCCATTTGTGCTTAAAGCCGATGGTCTGGCTGCCGGAAAAGGTGTGCTTATACTCTCAGACAGAGACGAGGCCAAACGCGAATTAACGGCCATGCTCGGAGGGATGTTTGGTATGGCAAGCGAGAAAGTAGTCATCGAAGAATTTCTCGATGGCATCGAAATGTCGGCCTTTGCCATTACCGATGGCATCAGTTATAAAATACTGCCCGAGGCAAAAGACTACAAACGAATTGGCGAAGGCGATACAGGCTTGAATACCGGCGGTATGGGCTGCGTGTCTCCAGTTCCTTTTGCAGGGGAAGAATTTATGAAAAAAGTGGAAGATCGTGTGATACGCCCCACCATCGAAGGTTTGAAACGAGACGGCATTGCCTATAACGGATTTCTCTTTTTTGGACTTATGAACATAAAAGGTGAACCCTTTGTAATAGAATACAACGTGCGCATGGGCGATCCGGAAACCGAAGTGATAATGCCCCGCCTGAAAACCGACCTTGTAGAGGTATTCGAAGCGGTGGCACATAAACGACTGAACGATGTTCGGGTCGAAATAATACCAGAAACGTGTGCCACAGTAATGCTGGTTTCGGGAGGCTATCCGGGCGAATACCAGAAAGGCAAAGAAATAAGCCATTTCGAAAAAACTTCTGACTGCCTTGTATTTCATGCCGGCACTCGTCGCGAAAACCAAAAAGTGTTTACCCATGGAGGTCGAGTACTGGCCATAAGTGGTCTGGGAAAAAATCTCGACGAAGCCCTGCAAAAAGCATATGACAATGCCAATATTATCGATTTCGAGGGAAAATACTTTCGTCGGGATATTGGTCTCGACCTGAAAGCCTATATTTAA
- the nadB gene encoding L-aspartate oxidase has protein sequence MKKYYDFLVIGSGLAGLSFALKVAGKGKVAIVTKNRLSVTNTSYAQGGIAAVMYAPDDTEKHIKDTLIAGDGLCNEEIVRMVVSEAPKQIEELIRWGTEFDRAQNGLFDLAKEGGHSEHRILHHKDNTGAEIQRALSEQVRNHPNIDIFEDHFAVDIITQHHLGKVVKRIHSDIECYGVYCTEVKTGKVFTFLSKVTMMATGGCGNLYTATTNPPVATGDGVAMVYRAKGTIENMEFFQFHPTSLYNPGETPSFLITEAMRGFGGILRTLDGEDFMSHYDARGALAPRDIVARAIDNEMKVRGDDFVYLDCTHLDAQKLIEHFPTIHEKCLSLGIDMTKDYIPVVPAAHYCCGGIKVDKNGCSWINRLYAAGETASTGLHGANRLASNSLIEAIVFADRAARHALENIDKYDYCQQIKDWDDSGVSAPEEMVLITQNYRELQYILSAYVGIVRSNLRLRRALDRLEIIYRETDELFRKTTLSVELCELRNLIHVGYLVIKMATRREESRGLHYNIDYPPAKRLKGGHR, from the coding sequence ATGAAAAAATACTACGATTTTCTGGTAATAGGTTCGGGGCTTGCTGGTCTTAGTTTTGCCCTGAAAGTAGCCGGCAAGGGAAAAGTGGCCATTGTCACAAAAAACAGACTGAGCGTAACTAATACTTCCTATGCCCAGGGAGGCATTGCGGCCGTAATGTATGCTCCCGACGATACCGAAAAACACATCAAGGATACACTGATAGCCGGCGATGGTCTATGCAACGAAGAGATAGTGCGCATGGTGGTTAGCGAAGCCCCCAAACAAATTGAAGAACTTATTCGCTGGGGAACAGAATTCGACCGCGCACAAAATGGACTGTTCGATCTGGCCAAAGAGGGCGGACACAGCGAACATCGTATTTTACATCATAAAGACAATACCGGTGCCGAAATTCAAAGGGCGCTTTCGGAGCAAGTGCGCAACCACCCTAATATCGATATTTTCGAAGACCATTTTGCTGTCGACATCATTACCCAGCACCACCTGGGTAAAGTGGTCAAACGCATCCATTCCGACATTGAATGCTATGGTGTGTATTGCACCGAGGTAAAAACTGGGAAAGTATTTACATTCCTGTCAAAAGTAACCATGATGGCAACGGGTGGATGTGGAAACCTCTACACTGCCACTACCAATCCTCCGGTGGCTACCGGCGATGGGGTAGCGATGGTTTACCGTGCCAAGGGTACCATCGAAAATATGGAGTTCTTTCAGTTTCACCCTACTTCGCTTTACAACCCTGGCGAAACACCCTCCTTCCTTATCACTGAGGCCATGCGTGGGTTTGGTGGAATATTGCGCACCCTCGATGGCGAAGATTTTATGTCGCATTACGATGCACGTGGTGCGCTGGCTCCCCGCGACATTGTGGCCCGTGCCATCGACAACGAGATGAAGGTGCGTGGCGATGATTTTGTGTACCTCGATTGCACCCACCTCGATGCCCAAAAGCTGATAGAGCATTTCCCGACCATACATGAAAAATGCCTGAGCCTTGGCATCGATATGACCAAAGATTACATTCCGGTTGTACCCGCTGCACATTACTGTTGCGGAGGCATCAAAGTCGATAAAAATGGTTGTAGCTGGATAAACCGATTGTATGCAGCCGGTGAAACGGCCTCTACCGGCTTGCACGGGGCTAACCGCTTAGCCTCCAATTCACTGATCGAAGCCATTGTTTTTGCCGACCGTGCTGCCAGGCATGCACTCGAAAATATCGATAAGTATGATTATTGCCAACAAATAAAAGATTGGGACGATTCCGGAGTGAGTGCCCCCGAAGAGATGGTTCTGATCACACAAAATTACCGCGAACTGCAATACATTCTCAGTGCTTATGTGGGAATAGTGCGTTCAAACCTGCGTTTGCGCAGAGCACTCGACAGGCTTGAAATTATTTATCGCGAAACTGATGAGCTCTTTCGAAAAACTACCCTTTCGGTAGAGCTTTGCGAATTGCGTAACCTTATTCACGTAGGCTACCTGGTCATTAAAATGGCCACTCGCAGGGAAGAAAGCAGGGGACTGCACTACAACATCGACTACCCGCCTGCAAAAAGACTAAAAGGAGGCCACCGTTAA
- a CDS encoding transcriptional regulator translates to MDKKEKVLKVLKSAGKPMKAGEIAELAGMDKKETDKAMNLLKSEGLIESPIRCYWQPCRA, encoded by the coding sequence ATGGACAAAAAAGAAAAAGTTTTAAAAGTTTTGAAGTCAGCAGGCAAGCCCATGAAGGCAGGTGAAATTGCTGAGCTCGCCGGAATGGACAAAAAAGAAACCGATAAAGCAATGAATCTTCTTAAGTCAGAAGGTCTGATCGAATCACCTATTCGCTGCTATTGGCAACCGTGCAGAGCCTAG
- a CDS encoding response regulator has product MEHENKSKEELIKKLYEAELRYNLLKQHCEKELSDLTQIKETLNLSEQKYRSTIESAPVGMHFYQLMPDGRLIFTGANQAASKLLGVDNSIFIGKSIEEAFPPLEFTEIPDRYRRAASIGELWSTEQIEYNEGKIEGAFSVTAFQTEPEKMVAMFFDITESKRAQQQIKIFMESIDASSDAIGMSTPEGRHYYQNKAFDTLFGKIGEYPPDTLYVDKEVGDEVFTTIMTGASWNGEVRMYGADRRILDIYLRAYAAKNEDNEIKVLVGVHTDITEWKRVEHELIKAKEKAEESDRLKTAFLANMSHEIRTPMNGILGFADLLKTPGLSGEEQKNYITIIERSGRRMLNIINDIIDISKIEAGLVELHFKESNVNDQLRFIHDFFAPEAREMGLTFEYKSGLTEKDALLLTDREKLFAILTNLVKNALKYTRKGSVQFGYEKKAHFLEFFVKDTGIGIAPSRIEAIFERFIQADIEDRHAIQGAGLGLSISKAYVEMLGGTIWVESLEASDHAPGGSTFYFTIPFKAVNSNPLPYQESIPDTSSASKNNKLEVLIAEDDPISQLLLEIAVKDICHTLLKANNGREVLELFQQNPDTNVILMDMRMPELNGYETTRLIRQQNKDLIIIGQSAYGMADEKEKALEAGCNDYITKPVDKQVLFRMIELHLKAH; this is encoded by the coding sequence ATGGAACACGAAAATAAATCGAAAGAGGAACTGATTAAGAAGCTTTACGAAGCAGAATTGAGGTATAATCTTTTGAAACAGCATTGTGAGAAAGAGCTTTCAGACCTTACCCAGATCAAAGAAACACTTAACCTGAGTGAACAAAAGTATCGTTCTACCATTGAATCGGCACCTGTAGGAATGCACTTTTATCAACTGATGCCAGATGGCCGGCTAATCTTTACGGGAGCCAACCAGGCGGCAAGCAAATTGCTGGGAGTTGATAATTCCATATTTATTGGCAAAAGCATCGAAGAAGCCTTTCCTCCCCTTGAATTTACTGAGATACCCGATCGTTACCGAAGAGCTGCTTCCATAGGAGAATTATGGTCGACTGAACAGATCGAATACAACGAAGGAAAAATAGAAGGGGCATTCTCCGTCACAGCCTTTCAGACCGAACCGGAAAAGATGGTAGCTATGTTTTTCGACATCACTGAAAGCAAACGTGCCCAGCAGCAGATAAAGATATTTATGGAGTCGATCGATGCTTCGTCCGATGCCATTGGAATGTCCACGCCCGAGGGCAGGCACTATTATCAAAACAAAGCCTTCGACACCCTTTTTGGCAAAATCGGAGAATACCCGCCCGATACACTTTATGTTGATAAAGAAGTGGGCGATGAAGTGTTTACCACTATAATGACAGGAGCATCCTGGAATGGAGAGGTAAGAATGTACGGTGCCGACCGTCGAATCCTCGATATATACCTGAGAGCTTATGCAGCCAAGAATGAGGATAACGAAATTAAGGTGCTGGTAGGGGTGCATACCGACATTACCGAGTGGAAAAGGGTAGAGCATGAATTGATAAAGGCCAAGGAAAAAGCAGAAGAAAGCGACCGGCTTAAAACAGCTTTTCTGGCCAACATGAGCCACGAGATACGTACCCCCATGAATGGTATTCTTGGGTTTGCCGACCTGCTTAAAACACCCGGATTGTCTGGCGAGGAGCAAAAGAATTACATTACTATCATCGAGCGAAGCGGCAGGCGCATGCTCAACATCATCAACGACATTATTGATATTTCGAAAATCGAAGCCGGACTGGTAGAGTTGCATTTTAAGGAATCGAATGTGAACGATCAATTGCGCTTTATTCATGATTTTTTTGCCCCTGAAGCCAGAGAAATGGGTTTAACATTCGAATATAAATCTGGTCTTACTGAAAAAGATGCTTTGTTGCTTACCGACCGTGAGAAACTCTTTGCCATACTTACTAACCTGGTAAAAAATGCCCTTAAATACACCCGAAAAGGATCTGTACAATTTGGCTATGAGAAAAAGGCTCACTTTCTTGAATTTTTTGTGAAAGATACAGGCATTGGCATTGCCCCTTCCCGGATTGAAGCTATTTTCGAACGTTTTATCCAGGCCGATATCGAAGACCGCCATGCCATTCAGGGTGCCGGCCTGGGCCTATCGATATCCAAAGCCTATGTAGAAATGCTTGGCGGAACAATCTGGGTAGAAAGTCTCGAAGCCTCTGACCATGCACCAGGTGGGTCGACCTTTTATTTCACAATACCCTTCAAAGCCGTTAACTCTAATCCCCTACCTTATCAAGAATCGATTCCAGACACTTCTTCAGCTTCAAAGAATAATAAGCTAGAAGTACTTATCGCAGAAGACGATCCTATCTCGCAACTTTTATTAGAGATAGCCGTGAAAGATATTTGTCATACCCTGTTAAAAGCAAACAATGGACGCGAGGTGTTGGAACTATTTCAACAAAATCCGGATACCAATGTGATATTGATGGATATGCGGATGCCTGAATTAAACGGATATGAAACCACCCGACTAATACGCCAACAAAACAAGGACCTGATCATTATCGGGCAATCGGCTTATGGCATGGCCGACGAAAAGGAGAAAGCTCTTGAGGCAGGCTGCAACGATTACATTACCAAGCCAGTAGACAAACAAGTTCTTTTTCGTATGATTGAATTGCATTTAAAAGCGCACTAA
- a CDS encoding aminopeptidase P N-terminal domain-containing protein: MKYSPIPNLMFSNNRIRLSERLAPNSIALIFGAHQMPRTGDQFFPYRQNSDFFYLTGIEQEKSILLLYPGNQNKEFNEVLFILKPNKDLEIWEGHKLTIEEARSQSGINSIKYIDDFDMFLHMALCSCEHVYMNLPEWQKFKSDVLGRDADFLKKMQEEYPLHSYKRLAPIIQELRLVKSSQEIDLIKKACAITREAFLRVLSSTQPGMMEYEVEAEISYSFLKQGASGHAYAPIVAGGSNACCLHYVENDKALADGQLLLLDFGAEYGNYSADLSRTIPVNGRFTARQKAMYEATLRVFKFARNLMVPGTTINQYHKEVCKKWEEEHIGLGLYTAEQAKNHQGENPLWHNYFMHGTGHFLGLDVHDVGTRDTVIKAGMVLTCEPGLYVAEEGIGIRIENDILITETGPLDLMAGIPIEVEEIESLMLSKATL; this comes from the coding sequence ATGAAATATTCGCCTATTCCAAACCTGATGTTCTCCAACAACAGGATTCGACTTTCTGAACGTTTGGCTCCAAATTCGATCGCACTTATTTTTGGGGCACACCAAATGCCACGCACCGGCGACCAATTTTTTCCCTACCGGCAAAATTCCGATTTCTTTTATCTAACCGGTATTGAGCAGGAGAAATCCATCTTGCTGCTATACCCCGGCAATCAGAATAAGGAATTCAACGAAGTGCTCTTTATTCTAAAACCTAATAAGGACCTTGAAATTTGGGAAGGGCATAAATTAACCATCGAAGAAGCCCGTAGCCAATCGGGAATTAATTCCATTAAATATATCGATGATTTTGATATGTTTTTGCACATGGCTCTCTGCAGCTGCGAGCATGTATATATGAACCTGCCGGAATGGCAAAAGTTTAAGTCCGATGTTTTGGGGCGCGATGCCGACTTTTTAAAGAAAATGCAGGAAGAATACCCCTTGCACAGCTATAAGCGATTAGCTCCAATTATCCAGGAGCTCCGTCTGGTGAAATCATCACAAGAAATTGACCTTATCAAGAAAGCCTGTGCCATTACCCGCGAAGCCTTTCTGCGGGTATTAAGCTCTACCCAGCCCGGCATGATGGAGTATGAAGTGGAGGCCGAAATAAGCTATTCCTTTCTGAAGCAAGGCGCAAGCGGTCATGCCTATGCCCCCATTGTAGCTGGTGGCAGCAACGCTTGTTGCCTGCACTATGTCGAAAACGATAAAGCCCTGGCCGACGGCCAATTACTCCTGCTCGACTTTGGGGCTGAATATGGCAACTATTCCGCTGACCTATCGCGCACCATTCCGGTAAACGGCCGTTTTACTGCCCGGCAAAAAGCCATGTATGAAGCTACATTGAGGGTATTCAAATTTGCCCGCAACCTGATGGTGCCTGGTACTACCATCAACCAATACCACAAAGAGGTATGCAAAAAGTGGGAGGAAGAACATATCGGTCTGGGTTTATATACCGCCGAGCAGGCAAAAAACCATCAAGGTGAAAACCCCTTGTGGCATAACTACTTTATGCATGGCACAGGACACTTTCTGGGGCTCGATGTGCACGATGTGGGCACCCGCGACACGGTGATAAAGGCAGGTATGGTACTCACCTGCGAACCCGGTTTGTACGTGGCAGAAGAGGGCATTGGTATTCGCATAGAAAACGATATTCTGATTACCGAAACAGGTCCTTTGGATCTAATGGCCGGTATACCTATTGAGGTAGAAGAAATTGAAAGTCTCATGCTTTCGAAGGCTACACTTTGA
- a CDS encoding alpha/beta hydrolase, with protein sequence MEPHFQFYQSHRIKYYTCGKGETLVLLHGYQADSRIWELLIPLLQDHYSLLIPDLPGHGESPLIQSTNSMEFLAEIVFSLVMSSGSRGVTLAGHSMGGYVALSFAEKYPTLTDRLVLLNSHPFEDSITKILARNRESEIIQSGKKEILLRSFVQNNFCPKNILSLKNEIDLATHIALSQPENGMLADLAGMMARTNKVAVLLKKRIHAAFILGRDDKRIPINLFDTLDKNSLKISWINDCGHMSMLEKPEEVARIILENSF encoded by the coding sequence ATGGAACCTCATTTTCAATTTTACCAAAGTCACAGGATAAAATATTATACCTGCGGTAAGGGAGAAACGCTAGTGTTGCTACATGGTTACCAGGCCGATTCGCGCATCTGGGAACTTCTAATCCCTTTGCTTCAGGATCATTATTCACTGCTGATACCCGATTTACCAGGTCATGGGGAGTCACCGCTTATTCAAAGTACCAACAGCATGGAATTCCTGGCCGAAATAGTATTTAGCCTAGTTATGTCGTCGGGGTCGAGGGGTGTAACTCTTGCAGGCCATTCCATGGGAGGTTATGTAGCCTTGTCTTTTGCAGAAAAATACCCCACGCTAACCGACCGTTTGGTGCTGTTGAACTCTCATCCCTTCGAAGACAGCATCACTAAAATTCTGGCTCGAAACCGGGAATCGGAAATTATTCAATCGGGCAAAAAAGAGATACTGCTGCGCTCATTTGTTCAGAATAACTTTTGTCCTAAAAACATTTTAAGCCTTAAAAATGAAATCGACCTGGCCACCCACATAGCTCTGAGTCAGCCAGAAAATGGAATGCTTGCCGATTTGGCCGGAATGATGGCCCGCACCAACAAAGTTGCGGTGTTATTGAAAAAGCGAATCCATGCAGCCTTTATTCTGGGTAGAGATGATAAGCGAATTCCAATAAACCTGTTTGATACACTCGATAAAAACAGTTTGAAAATCAGCTGGATAAACGATTGCGGGCATATGAGCATGCTGGAGAAACCTGAGGAAGTAGCCCGAATAATCTTGGAAAATAGTTTTTAA